From one Streptomyces sp. R41 genomic stretch:
- a CDS encoding ABC transporter ATP-binding protein, with protein MSAHLPIAEPADVRRASVRLIRADGRAFAAVLGLNVLAAGAGLVGPWLLGRIIDDVRAGEGVDAVDRLAFVILVCSLAQLLLARWARYVGYRFGERTLARVREEFVERALTLPASVVERAGTGDLTARGTADVTVVGNTLRDAGPELLIASAQALFILGAVFVIDPLLGGCGVLGLVGIWFALRWYLRRARTGYLAEGAATSEVAEILAATASGARTVEAFGLQKRRTAASRDALETARRKRMWTLFLRSVFFPAVEISYVIPVVGVLLVGGALHARGAMSLGVVVSAALYMRQLGEPLDQILNRVEQLQSSSASFARVEGLARAPQAVPSGSPTPADDRIDVTGVRYSYERGGEVLRGVDLTVRPGERLAVVGPSGAGKTTLSRLLAGVDAPGTGTVTVGGVPIVALDPEQLRRQVVLVTQEHHVFLGTVRDNLLIAEPAATDAELWAALAAVGAEDWAEELPEGLDTRLGPESHWVDGSRAQQLALARVALADPHTLILDEATALLDPTTARHTERALAAVLEGRTVIAIAHRLHTAHDADRVAVMEDGRLTELGTHDELVAAEGAYAALWHSWHGERRSSGG; from the coding sequence ATGAGCGCACACCTGCCGATCGCCGAGCCCGCCGATGTGCGCCGGGCGTCGGTGCGGCTGATCCGGGCGGACGGGCGGGCCTTCGCCGCCGTGCTCGGCCTCAACGTGCTGGCCGCCGGGGCCGGTCTGGTCGGGCCCTGGCTGCTCGGGCGGATCATCGACGACGTACGGGCCGGGGAGGGTGTGGACGCCGTGGACCGGCTGGCGTTCGTCATCCTGGTGTGCTCGCTGGCGCAGCTGCTGCTGGCACGGTGGGCCCGGTATGTGGGGTACCGCTTCGGGGAGCGGACGCTGGCGCGGGTGCGGGAGGAGTTCGTCGAGCGGGCGCTGACGCTGCCGGCCTCGGTCGTGGAGCGGGCGGGCACGGGCGACCTGACCGCGCGTGGCACCGCCGATGTCACCGTGGTGGGCAACACCCTGCGCGACGCGGGACCCGAGCTGCTCATCGCCTCCGCCCAGGCGCTGTTCATCCTCGGCGCGGTCTTCGTCATCGACCCGCTGCTCGGCGGCTGCGGGGTGCTCGGCCTGGTCGGCATCTGGTTCGCGCTGCGCTGGTATCTGCGCCGGGCCCGCACCGGCTATCTCGCCGAGGGCGCCGCCACGTCGGAGGTCGCCGAGATCCTCGCGGCGACCGCGTCCGGCGCCCGCACGGTCGAGGCGTTCGGACTGCAGAAGCGCCGGACCGCCGCCAGCCGGGACGCGCTGGAGACCGCCCGCCGGAAACGGATGTGGACGCTGTTCCTGCGCAGCGTGTTCTTCCCGGCCGTGGAGATCTCGTACGTCATTCCCGTGGTCGGAGTGCTGCTGGTGGGCGGCGCCCTGCACGCGCGGGGTGCGATGAGCCTGGGTGTCGTGGTCTCCGCGGCCCTGTACATGCGCCAGCTGGGCGAACCGCTGGACCAGATCCTGAACCGGGTCGAGCAACTGCAGTCCAGCAGCGCCTCCTTCGCCCGTGTGGAGGGCCTCGCCCGGGCTCCGCAGGCCGTACCGTCCGGCTCCCCCACCCCGGCGGACGACCGGATCGACGTGACCGGTGTGCGCTACTCCTACGAGCGCGGGGGCGAGGTGCTGCGCGGGGTCGATCTGACCGTGCGGCCCGGGGAGCGGCTGGCCGTGGTCGGACCGTCCGGCGCAGGGAAGACCACCCTGAGCAGGCTGTTGGCGGGCGTCGACGCGCCGGGCACCGGCACGGTGACGGTCGGCGGGGTCCCGATCGTCGCGCTCGACCCCGAGCAGCTGCGCCGGCAGGTCGTCCTGGTCACCCAGGAGCACCACGTGTTTCTCGGCACGGTCCGGGACAACCTGCTGATCGCCGAACCCGCTGCCACCGACGCCGAGTTGTGGGCGGCCCTCGCCGCGGTCGGCGCCGAGGACTGGGCCGAGGAGCTGCCGGAAGGCCTGGACACCCGGCTGGGCCCCGAGAGCCACTGGGTGGACGGCTCCCGCGCCCAGCAACTCGCCCTGGCCCGGGTCGCCTTGGCCGACCCGCACACGCTGATCCTCGACGAGGCGACCGCGCTCCTGGACCCGACGACCGCCCGCCATACGGAACGCGCGCTGGCCGCCGTACTCGAAGGGCGCACCGTCATCGCCATCGCGCACCGTCTGCACACCGCGCACGACGCGGACCGGGTGGCCGTGATGGAGGACGGCCGCCTGACCGAACTCGGCACGCACGACGAGCTGGTGGCGGCCGAGGGGGCGTACGCGGCGCTGTGGCATTCGTGGCACGGGGAGCGACGGTCTTCGGGCGGCTGA
- a CDS encoding ABC transporter transmembrane domain-containing protein: MIDAYEDPGTPDCRGGWRYLWWLITRQAGRSAAGALIASVWMALLALTPYLLSRAIDDGLEPGDQSALVGWTAAVLAIGVFNAWLGVMRHRTMTKLRMDANFRTVKVVVEHSTRLGAALSRQVGAGEVVTIGVGDVQTISVSLTVVGPGLAAVFTYGVVAVLLLSVSLQLAVVILLGVPLIAVLIGPLMRRLQGTETEYRERQGVLTARIGDLAGGLRVLNGLGGKGLFADAFRRDSQALRAQGYRVGSATSWLQALGTGLPTLFLSVVTWLAARLTAQGDITVGELVSVYGYVAVLVMPVAFVIECGYQLSRGVVAARRVARFLALQPAASRADALDAPSSPAALHDPESGVRVVPGQLTALVGARPAESAAVVDRLGRYAQSAVTWGGVRLDEIALPQVRERILVADNEADLFAGTLRELVSGSREHDDEAVARAVHAAVADDIVLGLPDGLDSAVDAQGRSLSGGQRQRVRLVRALLADPEVLLAVEPTSALDAHTEAAVAARLRTARSGRTTVVTSTSPLLLDQVDTVCFLVDGKVTAVGTHRDLLDGEPGYRALVARDTDLEADSEPEADAEPEADTDPRSAVDAEEAVR; encoded by the coding sequence ATGATCGACGCGTACGAGGATCCGGGGACGCCGGACTGTCGTGGTGGCTGGCGGTATCTGTGGTGGCTGATCACCCGGCAGGCGGGACGGTCCGCCGCCGGCGCGCTGATCGCCAGCGTGTGGATGGCGCTCCTGGCGCTGACGCCGTATCTGCTGTCCCGCGCGATCGACGACGGTCTGGAGCCGGGCGACCAGTCCGCGTTGGTCGGCTGGACCGCCGCCGTGCTGGCCATCGGAGTGTTCAACGCCTGGCTGGGCGTGATGCGGCACCGCACCATGACCAAGCTCCGGATGGACGCCAACTTCCGTACGGTCAAGGTCGTGGTCGAGCATTCGACCCGGCTGGGAGCCGCTCTGTCGCGCCAGGTCGGGGCCGGGGAGGTCGTCACGATCGGCGTCGGCGACGTGCAGACGATCAGCGTGTCGCTGACCGTCGTCGGCCCCGGTCTGGCCGCGGTCTTCACCTACGGCGTGGTGGCGGTGCTGCTGCTGTCGGTCTCACTCCAGCTGGCCGTGGTGATCCTGCTCGGGGTGCCGCTGATCGCCGTGCTCATCGGGCCGCTGATGAGGAGACTGCAGGGCACGGAGACGGAGTACCGCGAGCGGCAGGGCGTGCTGACCGCCCGGATCGGCGACCTGGCCGGCGGCCTGCGGGTCCTCAACGGCCTGGGCGGCAAGGGGCTGTTCGCCGACGCCTTCCGCCGCGACTCGCAGGCGCTGCGGGCGCAGGGGTACCGGGTCGGGTCGGCGACCAGCTGGCTCCAGGCGCTGGGCACGGGGCTGCCGACGCTTTTCCTCTCCGTGGTGACGTGGCTCGCGGCCCGGCTGACCGCCCAAGGGGACATCACGGTCGGCGAGTTGGTGTCGGTCTACGGCTATGTCGCGGTCCTCGTGATGCCGGTGGCCTTCGTCATCGAGTGCGGCTACCAGCTCAGCCGGGGCGTGGTCGCCGCCCGGCGCGTCGCACGGTTCCTGGCCCTGCAGCCCGCCGCCAGTCGCGCGGACGCGCTGGACGCGCCCTCCTCGCCCGCGGCGCTGCATGATCCGGAGTCCGGAGTCCGGGTGGTGCCGGGGCAGCTGACCGCGCTGGTCGGTGCCCGACCCGCGGAGTCCGCGGCCGTGGTCGACCGCCTCGGCCGGTATGCGCAATCGGCGGTGACCTGGGGCGGCGTACGGCTCGACGAGATCGCCCTGCCGCAGGTGCGCGAGCGGATCCTGGTCGCGGACAACGAGGCCGATCTGTTCGCGGGCACCCTGCGCGAGCTGGTCTCGGGCAGCCGGGAGCACGACGACGAAGCCGTGGCACGGGCCGTGCACGCGGCCGTGGCGGACGACATCGTCCTCGGTCTGCCGGACGGTCTCGACTCGGCCGTCGACGCGCAGGGCCGCAGTCTCTCCGGCGGCCAGCGGCAGCGGGTCCGTCTCGTGCGGGCGCTCCTTGCCGACCCGGAGGTGCTGCTCGCGGTCGAACCCACCTCGGCGCTCGACGCGCACACCGAGGCGGCCGTCGCGGCCCGGCTGCGCACCGCGCGCTCCGGCCGTACCACCGTCGTCACCAGCACCTCGCCGCTGTTGCTGGACCAGGTGGATACCGTGTGTTTCCTGGTCGACGGCAAGGTCACGGCCGTAGGAACCCATCGCGACCTCCTCGACGGGGAGCCGGGCTACCGCGCGCTGGTGGCCCGCGACACGGATCTGGAGGCGGACTCGGAGCCGGAGGCGGATGCGGAGCCGGAGGCGGACACGGACCCGCGGTCGGCCGTCGACGCCGAGGAGGCCGTGCGATGA